A segment of the Nitrosopumilus sp. genome:
GTTTGTAAAAAGGAGTTTTGTGAATTGGAACACGATAATAAGATGTGGCCCCTATTCCTTTTTCATTAAGTTTTTTCAAAAGTTTATCACGTTTTTCAGTCGCAATGGTATAAAGATACCAGTTAACATTTTCATTTTTTCTTGGGTAAGGCAGTATAACTTTAGAATCAGAAAGTAATTTTGACAGTAATTCTGCATTTTTTTTTCTAGACTTTAAAAAGTTCGGTAATTTTTTAATTTGTACAGCTGCAATTGCAGCATTAATTTCAGGCAATCTTAAATTCAATCCAAATGTTTTTGTATCATATCCATTAACCATGCCATGATTTCTGATCAACAATAATTTATCTCTGAGTTGTTTGTTGTTTGTCACAATAATACCGCCCTCTCCAGACGTCATTACTTTTGTAGGATACATGCTGTAACATCCCATTTCAAAAAAGGTGCCAGCATGTTTTCCTTTATAAGTAGAACCCAGTGACTGTGCAGAATCTTCAACGATAGGAAGATTATGTTTTTTAGCAATTTCAGAAAATCTTTCCACATGTGACACATTTCCGTAAAGATGAACTAAAATTATAGCCCGCGTTTTTTTTGTAATCTTTTTTTGTAAATCATCGGGATCCATAGTATAGTTATCTTTTAAAATATCTACAAAAACTGGTTTTGCTCCTGTAGAAATAACTGCGTTTGCAGTTGCGACAAATGTAAATGATGGGATAATAACTTCGTCACCTTTTTTTACATTTAGTGCGTAAAGGGAAGCTTGCAAAGCCGAAGTGCCGGAATTGACTGCAATAGCATATTTTGATTTTACAAAAGATGCAATAGCTTTTTCAAAATTTTGGACATGTTTACCGCCTAAATTTGCAGATGAGGTCAAAGATCCACTTTTAAGAACAGCACTGACTGCTCTAACCTCTTCTTTACCCAGTATAGGAGTATTAATTGCAATTTTCAATAGTTGACCTGCCCATAACTAGTCTATAAATCTCGTTTCAGAAACATGAATTTTTATATTTCAAAATTTGCCAAACGGCATTATGAAATCACGCCATCTTGAGAAATCAGATTCAGGATACAAAGTTTATCTGTATATTTTTTATATTTGTGGATTTATCATGTCAGCTTCTCTGGTTTTTGGCGTATATGTAACCATGATTGAGTGGATAGAACACGGAACCTATGTCATGGGAGAAGCAATTCACAATACAACTATTCCATTTGAAAATTTTGCAAGAGTGTCAACTTGGATATTTTTTTCTACAATAGTAGGATGGTACTGCGTTACAAGAATTGGTTGGAGACGAATTGCCGGAAATAAAATTATCGATACAAGAATGGCATTACTTCAGTTAATGCTACTAGGGTTTTCAATAATATCACTCTATGAAGTGTTGTATAATTTTACAGTATTAAATGCGCAAATGACTGCAGGCATAATTGATGGAATGGTTCCGGACATTGATAAATTATTAGTTGCTTATCCAGATCCTGATAGACCGTGGAACCTAGTTTTTGCCACTAAAGTATTTCTTGCATCTTTTATTATCAGTACTCATGCCTTTTATCTTAGTACAAGACCTAGAAAAAATCAGGATGGTACTGAAATTTAACATAATATGCGATTTTGAGATAACTTCACGTAAAAACTATTTCTAGTATGTGTTAGTGTTTTCAATATGGGATTATTTGGATCCAGTAAAAATCAATTAAAATGTAAAAAATGTGGAACAGTACTACCAGATTCTGAAAGACTGAAAAAACATCAGGAAAAGGCACACAATAAAAAAAAGGAAAAATGCAGAACGTGTGGAACCGAATTTGACACTTCTGATGAACTGAGAAAACACAAAAAAAATTGTAAGTGAAATTGGATTATTTTGATAATCCAGATTCATATTTTATTTTCTTTTAAGGGCATTCTCAATTGCCTCCAAATTTTTAATTTCATTTTTAGAATTCATTGAAAGTGTTTTGATCATTTCTGAGCCTAGTTGAACTGATTGTTCAGGCAATGTTTCAATAAATTTTTCAAGTGCCTTTTTATAATTCTCAATCAAATCCAATCCTTCTTGAAGAGTCATAATTACTGTAGGCATTTCTTTTATTCAAAGGTTCTAAATATTGAAAATAATTTTGAATAGCTTTATAGGTTTACATCTCAAAAGATGTTTTGGTTTGGACATTACAGAAAAAGTAGAATTGATTGAAAGACCGCCTACTGAAGAAGTAATAATGCATGACGAATTAATCGAATTGTTCAAAACAAATTCATCCCCTAAACACTACATAGGTTTAGAAATTTCTGGTTTTTTGCACCTTGGAAGTCTAATTAGTACAGGTTTTAAAATTAATGATTTTGTTAAAGCTGGAGTAAAATGTAAAATTTTTCTTGCAGATTGGCACACGCTGATTAATGACAAGCTTGGAGGGGATTGGGAAACAATTTCAAAAGTTTCAAAGTATTATCAGGATGCATTCAAGTTAGTTTGTCCGGATGCAGAAATTGTATTAGGATCAAAATTGTATGAGGAAAAGGCAGAATATTGGTCAGATCTTGTTAAATTTACAAAACACATGTCTATCGCCAGAACTATGAGAACCCTAACAATAATGGGACGTTCTGAAGATGATAAGAAAATTGACGTAGCCAAATTGCTATATCCTGCAATGCAAGCTGTTGATATCCATTCTTTGGATGTAGATATTGCTCATGCCGGAATGGATCAAAGAAAAATCCACATGTTAGTAAGAGAGATTTTTCCTAAAATGAAATGGAAGGTTCCAATAGCCGTTCATCACAAGCTATTGCCAGGACTTTCAAAACCTAGAGGCATGACTGACTCTCAAATATTAAGTAAAATGAGTAAATCGGACCCAAATTCAGGCGTGTTTATTCATAATACCGATAATGAAATTAAGAAAAAAATTAGTAAAACATGGTGCGAAGAAGCCAATATTGGAAATAATCCATTATTAGAAATTGCAAGAAATGTAATATTTCATGAGTTTAACGAAATGAATGTAGAAAGACCTGAAAAATTTGGTGGAAATATGTCATATTCTAACTTTTCACAACTTGAAGCAGATTTTGCTGAAAAGAAACTACATCCAGGAGATTTGAAACAAATGGTTGGAAATTATCTTGTAAAAATAATTTCTCCGATAAGAGAAAAACTAGACCTTAATGAAGAATTAAGCAGTGCAATTAAAAAAAGCTATTAGACTTTAAGATCTGGATTGGTTTGTTCTTCTAAATTATATTTTGACTTGTATCCCCTTGGATTGATCATCAAATCTTTGTAACTGTATGTCGAGGAATTTCCAACAATTACTGTAGTTGTCATTCCTAATTCATCAGAATAGTTAGGTAAGTTCTCCAGATTTGTCATGACAATTGTTTGTGATTCTCTGAATGCTCCTTTGATAATTGCTACAGGAGTAGAAGGTTTCCTATATTTTAAGAGAACCTTTCGAGTATCTTGTAATTGATGAATTCTTTTTTTACTGGCTGGATTGTATATTACAATGACAAAATCTCCTTGTGCTGCGGATTCAACTCTTTTTTGAATAACTTCCCATGGAACTAGCAGATCACTCATACTGACAACTGCAAAATCAGTCATCAATGGTGAACCAACAATTGACGCACATGAATTTAATGCAGATACACCAGGGACAATTTCAACTTCAAGTCCATCATCAGGATTCCATCCAGTCTCGGCAAGTGTCTCGTAAATTAATCCAGCCATTCCATAAATTCCCGGATCACCGCTAGAAACAAGTGCAACTATCTTTCCAGACTTTGCAAGATCAATGCATTGATGGGCTCTTTCGACTTCCTGTGTCATTGCATAACGATGAATGGTTTTGCCTTTTATTAGATCTTGAACCAAGTTTACATAAGTTTCATATCCAACAATTGTATCGCTTTCACCAATCACTTCTTGTGCTCGAAACGTCATATGATCATGATGGCCAGGACCAACACCAACAATGTAGAGTTTACCAATCAATTTTAAAATAAATTTTTTATCAAGTAATTTATCCTTTTAGCGATGGTTCTATTGGAATGGATCTATTAACGGACTATTGACTATATGATCACTGTTAGTTGGTCTAGCAATGCTGACTGACAGCATATCATCTACATAAAATGCATCAATATCGGCCCTTGTTTCTAAAATTTTTGCGGATTCTACGTTATCCCATTCAACTAGATGAATTCTCCAGATTGGACTGTAATTTACATCGGCTGATGAAGCGCCAAATATTGCAGGTTGAAATCCCAAAGGGCCAGAACCTTTAATCCCATTTTTAAATTGATAAAGGTCAACTGCACTTGAATGAGTAATTAGGTTTGCCAAAGTTGGAGATGAGACAACCCCCATTGTTTTTGCAGGTCCCAAGGGTGTAGCGTCAGTGATGATATAGTAAACGGTTCTTCCATCAGGCCCCCAACCCCTATGAGAAACAAAAATTGCAGTCATTTCATCCTCATTAATTTCAATTATTTGGCCTCCGCCATGTGACATTTGATCAGAAACTTCTTTGTCTGGACGTACAATCATCTGTCCATCAGGCCAAACAATTTGAGATGCATTAAGCACAATTTTTGTTTCGTGAAACTCGATTCTGGCAGATTCTTCAGCTGTAATTATGTCAGCCACTGATTCAAGTACAGTTTCATTTTGACCTATTTTCCAAGTAACTTCAATTACAGAGTTCAATGCGCTGTAATCTGATTCTTGTGAGGGAGTACTAGAGAATACTTCATCTTGAAATCCGTAAATTCCATCACCCTTGATACCATTTTTAAAAACAAACAATTTTTGAAGATCATCTTTGGGTATATCTGATATCACATGTGAAAGCTCAACATTCCATCCTTGTTTTTCTGAAAGAGCTTTTGTATAATCCTCATCACTGCCATCAGTAATTATGTAAAGAATTTGATTTCCTTCGTAAATTCCTTTATGCATTGGAATTGTGACAGGAACATTTGTTCTAGATAGTAATGAGGCAGGTTCTTTTTTTTCTAATTCAATTTTTTGCATTATAATTTCAGTTGGTTGTCCACGAATCCAACCGTCAACACTTGCAGTGGAAGTAAATTCTTTTGAGTTTGTTGAATGCAATGCAAGTGCAGCTCCAGTAAACTCAAAGGAGTCTGAGTTTTTCGGTGAATCAATTAAAGATAACCCATAAACGATATTTCCATTTATAGTCCATGTTGGTTGACCTTGAATTTCTAGTGAGTTAACCTCATGTAAAACCAAAACTTGGACAGGTTCGCTTGAAGTGAAAGTTACAGAACCATCATAAAGAGTTCCCTCATTTGGAGGTAAAATGAATGCCAATTGATGATTTTCATGTCCTTGTCCTGGATCCTGAGAAGATGTAAAAGTCTGAGTAAAATGAATTTTTTTTCTAGAACCAGCATCAGCTAATTGATCAGATGCAGAAGATGTAAAAAGAATGCCAATTGATAAAATCCCAATGATCAAAATAGCTGTAAGTTTTTTCAATTGATTTCATAAAACTTGTTCCCTTAAAGGATTTATTCTAATTGATTTTGTCAAGTACAAATGCATCATGTAAAGCACGTACAGCTGCATTTGTATCAGAATTTTTTACAATAAAGGCGAGATTGAGCTCAGATGAACCTTGCGTTATCATGGATATGTTGATTTTATTTTTTTCAATTGCACCGAAAACCTTTGAAGCAACTCCGATGGTTCCACGCATTCCAGATCCAATTAATGCAATTATTGCGACATCTGTGGTAACCTCCAGTTTTTTAATAATTTTTCCCAATAGTTCTAGTTCTAAAGCACTTACGGCTTTATCAAGATCAGTGTTCTTAACCACGATTGTGATGCTTGATTCTGAAGGATTTTGAGAAATCATCATTACATTAATTCCAGCCTTGGCCAATGTTGCAAATATCTTAGCAGCGGTACCAGGTGTTCCGACCATGCTGCCACCTCTAATGTCAATTAAACCATTATTTTGAACATTACTTACACATTTGACGGTATTTTTGACAGAAGGTGAAGTGAATGCAGTGACTAGAGTCCCCTCATTCTTAACATCAAAAGAACTTCTTATCATGATAGGAATTTTCTTTGTTACTAGAGGTTCAAATGTTCGTGGATGAATTTGCTTGGCTCCAAATAAAGCCATTTCAATTGCTTCTATGTATGATACTTCTTTGAGTAGCTTGGCATTTTTAACAATTTTTGGATCTGCAGTCATTAAGCCATTTACATCACTCATCAACCAAATTTCATCTGCTTTAATGCAAGACCCAATGATTGTGGCAGAATAATCAGAACCGCCTCTACCAAATGTAGTCACATGTCCATGTTGATCAGATCCCGCAAATCCCCCAATAACAGGAATTGTTTTCTTTAGAAACAAAGCATCCACTGTTTTTGACACTCTTAATCTCGTTGTATCCATCAAAGGTTTAGATTCGCCAAAATTAGAATCAGTTACAATTCCCGCATCCTTGCCAGTAAGAGGAATGGATTTTACACCCAGATCATTAATCGCTGATGAAATTAACTTGACGGATAATCTTTCACCAAATGAAATTAGATAATCCATTGTTCTTGGTGTAACTTCTCCAAGCAATACCATTCCATCAATTAGAGCAAGTAGTTCGGTAAAATCTTGATCAAACTTTACTAATAATTTTTGTTGTACATCAAGTTTTTTGATAGTTTGCTTTGCCATCTGTTTATGTCTGTTGATAATTTTTGATGCTAGTCGTTCAGCTGTCAACTTATTTTCTTTTTTTATAGATTCAGAAATTTCTAAAAGATCATCGGTAGTTCCACGTGTTGCTGAACACACTATTACAATACTATGTTTTTTTGATATTAGACTAAGATGTTTAGATATTACATGGACATCTTTTGCGGTTGAAATTGACGTACCGTCATACTTGATTACGAGTCTCAATTCAAAATACCTGAATCAGTTAATCTTTAAATGCTTTAACTTTCCACGCGTGGAGCCAGGTAAAAGTGAATTCTGCCGATATTTGCAACCTTGAATTCAATTCTAAGGGGCTTTGCACTTGAAAACTCACATGTAATTGAGCCTGCATTAGACCCTACGGCTTTTACTACAGGATTTAGGTATTCAAGACTGTAAGTACCTTCACTGTCTTCTTTTGAAGAGATTTCTTCAATGTCACCATCGTCTTTATCTAGATCAATTACAACTTCGCCAGAATCGCCTTTCCCTGAAAAATCTCCTTTTGAATCAAGTGTATGTATTGTAAGATAATCAGATACAACCTGAACATCACCAAGAATCTTATCAAACCTAGAAGAAGTCAGAATAATTTTTGAGTCATAGGGTATTTTTGGTAATGGAGTGTCAGTTGCAGAACTTTCAATTAAACGCATTTTATATTTTTTATTTTTTCCAACTGTTACAAGTAACATATTTTGTTCAGAGATACTAATCTCTATGCTATCTTTTTTATCCGCTCTTTTGATAAGTTTTGAAAATTCATCAATTCTTACTCCAAATTTAATGTCACTATCGCATTCATACTTTTCAAATGCAGAATTAGGCCACGATATGTCAATAAGAGCAACATGCGATGGATCCATTCCTCTAAAAGTGATTCCCTCAGATGTTGCAACGAAAGTTGCTTCTTCAACAAGTGTAGATATTGCAGAGATGATAGCCTTTAGATCATCCGAGCCACTAGTTTTTGCTCCAAATGTCAAATCAATTTTCTTGACTATAAGTTCCAGTTAAACGTTATGTGTAATCACGCCATGTGTACTTACATTTCTGACAACGATAAAATCTAGTTGTAGGTTCATCTGCACTTCTAGTTTGAAACATCCATCCAACTGCTTCACCGTGACCACATTTTTCACAGTCTATTTTGACTGTAGGCAAAGATTCTTCCCCTTCATTTCCTTCAAAAGCAAGAAGAGAAAAATCAGGTTCTTCCTCGTTAACAATTTTTTTTGTTGGTTGTGCTTTTTGTCCTTCTGTATAATTACATTGAGGGCACCGGAGTCCAACATCACTATTTTTTAATTTGACCTCACATTTGGGGCAAAATTTCAATTCAATTTACCTTGATTTTGGAATTAAACAGTTGTTTGAACTCTTCAGCCATTTTTACTGCTGATTCTGTTGCTTTTTTGATTTCTCCTAGTGGTTTTGAACTAGAATTAATTCTCATCCAACATTCATTGGTAAGAGGGTGTTTTACGATAACACCTGCAAAATCAACATTTGATGCTTTTAAGAGCTCATGCTGAATTATGTACAAAATTCCTATATCGGTTTCAGTGATTGAAAGACTGATTTCTTTGGTCTCTGAAGTGATTACTTGTGCGTTCATGTATTCAGAAAAAGAACTTATTGCGGATATAAATCATTATGAATGATTACAATGGGAGAAAGCAAAATTTCAGAGATTAAACTAGTAAAATCCAAGGATGAATACTCATCTGATGAAAATGTAGAGATTTATGTCCAATTTTCGGTTGAAGGAGACCTTAGAAAAGCATTCAATGAGACTAATTGGACAAAAGCATACAACAACAACGATGTTTCATTTAAAATGAAATACGGCATAAAATTGACATCTGGTGGGTTTAGAAAGAAAGAACTAGGTAGAACCATTGACACCTATAGAAAAGCATCAATTTTTTGGACAAGGAATCCAAAGCTGGTTAATCCAATGAAAGATAGAAGAATTTGGGTGCAAATAGCCAAAAACTTTGAGCCATTTATCAGACTGTCTGAAGAAGAAGTGAGACAGGAATTGTTTGACTTTAACGAAAAATTTGTTTTCAAAGCATCAGACTTGGGAAAAGGCAAACATAAAATTGGAGCTGAAACATTTGCATCATGGCAAAAACATGACTTCACAGAAACAGGAAACATAAAAAATAGTTCTAGTGAAATTGAAGTTACGATCAATTAGGGATATAAGGATCTTTTTTGAGTAATCAACAATGGCAAAATATGACGGTCTATTAGGACAACCAATACTTGAAGTGGAAGAACCTGACAAAGAAGAAGGAATTACCTTTATCTTTAAGGATAACAGGTTTTTGTTTATCAAGGCAGTTGATGGAAAAATTGAAACCGTATCAATTCCAGAATAGGTGAATGTGAATGGCAAAATTTGATCCAATCAAAATGTTAGAGCTTGTAAAAGTTGAAGATCCTAATTCAGAAGGAGGAATGACTTTATTTTTCCAAGAAAATAAAACCTTGAAAATTAAAGTTGCAGATGGAAAATTAGTTTCAGAATTTGTTTAAACTAATTTCTTACATGTTTTTCATAAAATCCTATAGCTAGTTCCTGTACATCAGATTGAATAGAACCAGGCCTTTCATCTCGAATTTTTTTAATTGCACCAACGGCTGAAAATTTTTTGTATTTTATGAAATAGCATGCCAGAATTGTTCCAGCCCTTCCCAAGCCAGCTGCACAATGAACCATTACAGCTTGATCATTACTAATTTTTTCATGAATAAAATCTACGGCAGAATCTATTCTATCCATGTCAGGAGCCGTTAAATCAGGAGTTGGCACGTGAAGATAGTCAATATTTTGTACCCAGTCTTGAGGTAATATATTTTCGGTCATAGTAACAATGGATTTTATTCCTTGGTGTAGAAGCCAATCAAACTCATCAAAACTTGTTGGAATACCTGAACCTGCTAATTTTTCTTCAATTAACCAAGAAAAGTTAGTAGGTTTTTTGGTAATTTTTCCATGAACCTTTCGCCAAATATTTCCAGGTTTACTCATATTAGATACATGTACTATTCTATGTTTTTAGTATTACGAAATCAAATGAAAATGAGTTATGATGCTACTGCCCGTACAGGCGAACCTGTTGCATTTTTTAGCTTTAATGGAAAAATTGTAAAAATAAATTCTTTTGAAGTGATTTTATTCAAATTTGTCAAATTTTCTACAATCAAAATATTATTTCTCGATAAAATTTTATGAATAGTAAATGATGTATCAGTTCCCAAATCTATACTAGGAGAATCTATACCAACTAAATTAATTTTTTTTAATACAAGATATTTTGCAGCTGATATGTCTAATCCAGGGTTTTCAGTGAAATAATTATCATCATTCAGATTTTTTTGCCATTTAGTATAGAAAAAAATTGAAGAACGATTAGGAATTTTTCCATTTTTTTTCTCAAACAATACAATATCGGATTTTGTTATGGGTGAGTTTTTCATTTTTTTGAGTTTGATCAGAATTGCTTTTCCAATGAGCCTGTCAAGTGAGATTTGATCAATTTTTAAACCATTTTTAACAAAATGATATGGCGCATCAAGATGTGTTCCAGTATGTGAGCTCATGAATAACAGCTCCAAATTATACCCATCATGCTCAATATTAGACCAATGAATGAATTGTGGTTTGGGAGATCCAGGAA
Coding sequences within it:
- a CDS encoding transcription factor S, with the protein product MKFCPKCEVKLKNSDVGLRCPQCNYTEGQKAQPTKKIVNEEEPDFSLLAFEGNEGEESLPTVKIDCEKCGHGEAVGWMFQTRSADEPTTRFYRCQKCKYTWRDYT
- a CDS encoding tyrosine--tRNA ligase — its product is MDITEKVELIERPPTEEVIMHDELIELFKTNSSPKHYIGLEISGFLHLGSLISTGFKINDFVKAGVKCKIFLADWHTLINDKLGGDWETISKVSKYYQDAFKLVCPDAEIVLGSKLYEEKAEYWSDLVKFTKHMSIARTMRTLTIMGRSEDDKKIDVAKLLYPAMQAVDIHSLDVDIAHAGMDQRKIHMLVREIFPKMKWKVPIAVHHKLLPGLSKPRGMTDSQILSKMSKSDPNSGVFIHNTDNEIKKKISKTWCEEANIGNNPLLEIARNVIFHEFNEMNVERPEKFGGNMSYSNFSQLEADFAEKKLHPGDLKQMVGNYLVKIISPIREKLDLNEELSSAIKKSY
- the pcn gene encoding proliferating cell nuclear antigen (pcna) yields the protein MTFGAKTSGSDDLKAIISAISTLVEEATFVATSEGITFRGMDPSHVALIDISWPNSAFEKYECDSDIKFGVRIDEFSKLIKRADKKDSIEISISEQNMLLVTVGKNKKYKMRLIESSATDTPLPKIPYDSKIILTSSRFDKILGDVQVVSDYLTIHTLDSKGDFSGKGDSGEVVIDLDKDDGDIEEISSKEDSEGTYSLEYLNPVVKAVGSNAGSITCEFSSAKPLRIEFKVANIGRIHFYLAPRVES
- a CDS encoding aminotransferase class I/II-fold pyridoxal phosphate-dependent enzyme, with translation MKIAINTPILGKEEVRAVSAVLKSGSLTSSANLGGKHVQNFEKAIASFVKSKYAIAVNSGTSALQASLYALNVKKGDEVIIPSFTFVATANAVISTGAKPVFVDILKDNYTMDPDDLQKKITKKTRAIILVHLYGNVSHVERFSEIAKKHNLPIVEDSAQSLGSTYKGKHAGTFFEMGCYSMYPTKVMTSGEGGIIVTNNKQLRDKLLLIRNHGMVNGYDTKTFGLNLRLPEINAAIAAVQIKKLPNFLKSRKKNAELLSKLLSDSKVILPYPRKNENVNWYLYTIATEKRDKLLKKLNEKGIGATSYYRVPIHKTPFYKLKTKLPVTDWAASHVISLPIHPGVTQKNLEFTAKIICDVL
- the cobJ gene encoding precorrin-3B C(17)-methyltransferase, whose translation is MIGKLYIVGVGPGHHDHMTFRAQEVIGESDTIVGYETYVNLVQDLIKGKTIHRYAMTQEVERAHQCIDLAKSGKIVALVSSGDPGIYGMAGLIYETLAETGWNPDDGLEVEIVPGVSALNSCASIVGSPLMTDFAVVSMSDLLVPWEVIQKRVESAAQGDFVIVIYNPASKKRIHQLQDTRKVLLKYRKPSTPVAIIKGAFRESQTIVMTNLENLPNYSDELGMTTTVIVGNSSTYSYKDLMINPRGYKSKYNLEEQTNPDLKV
- a CDS encoding cyclase family protein encodes the protein MKPIDLTLTISKSIPSFPGSPKPQFIHWSNIEHDGYNLELLFMSSHTGTHLDAPYHFVKNGLKIDQISLDRLIGKAILIKLKKMKNSPITKSDIVLFEKKNGKIPNRSSIFFYTKWQKNLNDDNYFTENPGLDISAAKYLVLKKINLVGIDSPSIDLGTDTSFTIHKILSRNNILIVENLTNLNKITSKEFIFTIFPLKLKNATGSPVRAVAS
- a CDS encoding protein tyrosine phosphatase, whose protein sequence is MSKPGNIWRKVHGKITKKPTNFSWLIEEKLAGSGIPTSFDEFDWLLHQGIKSIVTMTENILPQDWVQNIDYLHVPTPDLTAPDMDRIDSAVDFIHEKISNDQAVMVHCAAGLGRAGTILACYFIKYKKFSAVGAIKKIRDERPGSIQSDVQELAIGFYEKHVRN
- a CDS encoding aspartate kinase, translating into MRLVIKYDGTSISTAKDVHVISKHLSLISKKHSIVIVCSATRGTTDDLLEISESIKKENKLTAERLASKIINRHKQMAKQTIKKLDVQQKLLVKFDQDFTELLALIDGMVLLGEVTPRTMDYLISFGERLSVKLISSAINDLGVKSIPLTGKDAGIVTDSNFGESKPLMDTTRLRVSKTVDALFLKKTIPVIGGFAGSDQHGHVTTFGRGGSDYSATIIGSCIKADEIWLMSDVNGLMTADPKIVKNAKLLKEVSYIEAIEMALFGAKQIHPRTFEPLVTKKIPIMIRSSFDVKNEGTLVTAFTSPSVKNTVKCVSNVQNNGLIDIRGGSMVGTPGTAAKIFATLAKAGINVMMISQNPSESSITIVVKNTDLDKAVSALELELLGKIIKKLEVTTDVAIIALIGSGMRGTIGVASKVFGAIEKNKINISMITQGSSELNLAFIVKNSDTNAAVRALHDAFVLDKIN